One window from the genome of Drosophila albomicans strain 15112-1751.03 chromosome 2L, ASM965048v2, whole genome shotgun sequence encodes:
- the LOC117563272 gene encoding ankyrin repeat domain-containing protein 39: protein MDQHSADNCKCHKQTQPAQQTLSDMDFDRGIWNAAIYNEVDRVREFIKKGQAMARDDCDYTALHYAARNGHEQICKLLLDEGKVDVNAVTKAGATSLHRAAMMGHLDIVKLLATQPKVNLLLQDECGQSALHRAALRGQLEVCRYLLQQQPELKLLKDKKDKIAFEYIMENANDDFKLLLKP from the exons ATGGATCAGCATAGCGCGGACAATTGCAAGTGCCACAAGCAAACGCAGCCGGCACAACAAACACTCTCCGACATGGACTTTGATCGTGGCATCTGGAATGCAG CTATCTACAATGAGGTGGATCGCGTGCGCGAATTCATCAAGAAGGGTCAGGCCATGGCACGGGATGACTGCGACTACACGGCATTGCATTATGCGGCACGCAATGGCCACGAGCAGATCTGCAAACTTCTGCTCGACGAGGGCAAAGTGGACGTGAATGCGGTGACCAAGGCGGGCGCCACATCTCTCCATCGTGCTGCAATGATGG GTCATCTTGATATTGTTAAGCTGTTAGCAACACAGCCTAAGGTCAATCTGCTGCTTCAAGACGAGTGCGGTCAGAGTGCATTGCATCGTGCGGCATTGCGTGGACAACTGGAAGTGTGTCGATatctgttgcagcagcagcccgaACTGAAGCTGCTCAAAGACAAGAAGGATAAAATTGCATTCGAGTATATTATGGAGAATGCCAACGATGATTTCAAGCTGCTTCTAAAGCCCTAA